A region from the Brassica napus cultivar Da-Ae chromosome C8, Da-Ae, whole genome shotgun sequence genome encodes:
- the LOC106411649 gene encoding probable zinc transporter 10 isoform X1 — MMPKANVIFSSTITIFLLLSISHFPGALSQSDKECTPEYDNTCTDKNKAFNLKLVAVFTILITSLIGVCLPLFARSVSAFQPERSLFLIVKSFASGIILATGFIHVLPDSFEMLSSHCLNDNPWHKFPFTGFVALISAVFTLMVDSITTSLISKSGKRDPSADVASAGSPDEEMGHVSHYGHGLHHSNGKELGSNLQLLRYRVIAIVLELGIVVHSIVIGLSVGATNNTCTIKGLIAALCFHQMFEGMGLGGCILQAEYGWAKKAVMAFFFSVTTPFGVVLGMALSKTYKENGPDSLITVGLLNASSSGLLIYMALVDLLAADFMGQKMQRSIKLQLKSYAAVLLGAGGMAVLAKWT, encoded by the exons ATGATGCCTAAAGCTAATGTAATCTTCTCTTCCACCATTAccatcttcctcctcctctccaTCTCCCATTTCCCTGGAGCTCTTTCTCAATCCGATAAAGAGTGCACACCCGAGTATGACAACACATGTACGGACAAAAACAAAGCATTTAATCTCAAACTCGTAGCAGTCTTTACAATTCTCATCACAAGTCTTATCGGCGTTTGCCTCCCGTTGTTCGCTCGTTCAGTTTCTGCTTTCCAACCAGAGAGATCTCTCTTTCTCATCGTCAAATCGTTCGCCTCGGGCATCATACTCGCCACTGGTTTCATACATGTTCTACCTGATTCCTTCGAAATGCTCTCTTCTCATTGTCTTAACGATAACCCCTGGCACAAGTTTCCATTCACAGGTTTTGTCGCCTTGATTTCGGCAGTGTTCACACTCATGGTTGACTCTATTACCACTAGCCTCATCAGTAAGTCCGGTAAGAGGGACCCAAGTGCTGATGTGGCATCCGCCGGGAGTCCTGACGAGGAGATGGGGCATGTGTCTCATTATGGTCATGGTCTTCACCATAGCAACGGGAAAGAACTTGGTTCTAATTTACAGCTTCTTCGATATCGTGTTATTGCCATC GTATTGGAGCTAGGGATAGTGGTGCACTCGATAGTGATAGGACTATCAGTAGGAGCCACTAACAATACTTGCACCATCAAAGGCCTCATAGCTGCTCTTTGCTTCCACCAAATGTTTGAAGGCATGGGTCTCGGCGGCTGCATCCTCCAG GCCGAGTACGGGTGGGCCAAAAAGGCGGTGATGGCCTTCTTTTTTTCAGTCACAACACCTTTCGGGGTGGTTCTAGGAATGGCCTTATCTAAAACGTACAAAGAGAATGGCCCTGACTCGCTCATAACGGTTGGTCTGCTCAACGCTTCTTCTAGTGGACTACTCATCTACATGGCTTTAGTTGATCTACTGGCCGCAGATTTTATGGGTCAGAAGATGCAACGGAGCATCAAGCTTCAGTTGAAGTCATACGCCGCCGTTTTGCTTGGTGCGGGTGGCATGGCTGTTCTAGCTAAGTGGACTTGA
- the LOC106411649 gene encoding probable zinc transporter 10 isoform X2: MMPKANVIFSSTITIFLLLSISHFPGALSQSDKECTPEYDNTCTDKNKAFNLKLVAVFTILITSLIGVCLPLFARSVSAFQPERSLFLIVKSFASGIILATGFIHVLPDSFEMLSSHCLNDNPWHKFPFTGFVALISAVFTLMVDSITTSLISKSGKRDPSADVASAGSPDEEMGHVSHYGHGLHHSNGKELGSNLQLLRYRVIAIAEYGWAKKAVMAFFFSVTTPFGVVLGMALSKTYKENGPDSLITVGLLNASSSGLLIYMALVDLLAADFMGQKMQRSIKLQLKSYAAVLLGAGGMAVLAKWT, from the exons ATGATGCCTAAAGCTAATGTAATCTTCTCTTCCACCATTAccatcttcctcctcctctccaTCTCCCATTTCCCTGGAGCTCTTTCTCAATCCGATAAAGAGTGCACACCCGAGTATGACAACACATGTACGGACAAAAACAAAGCATTTAATCTCAAACTCGTAGCAGTCTTTACAATTCTCATCACAAGTCTTATCGGCGTTTGCCTCCCGTTGTTCGCTCGTTCAGTTTCTGCTTTCCAACCAGAGAGATCTCTCTTTCTCATCGTCAAATCGTTCGCCTCGGGCATCATACTCGCCACTGGTTTCATACATGTTCTACCTGATTCCTTCGAAATGCTCTCTTCTCATTGTCTTAACGATAACCCCTGGCACAAGTTTCCATTCACAGGTTTTGTCGCCTTGATTTCGGCAGTGTTCACACTCATGGTTGACTCTATTACCACTAGCCTCATCAGTAAGTCCGGTAAGAGGGACCCAAGTGCTGATGTGGCATCCGCCGGGAGTCCTGACGAGGAGATGGGGCATGTGTCTCATTATGGTCATGGTCTTCACCATAGCAACGGGAAAGAACTTGGTTCTAATTTACAGCTTCTTCGATATCGTGTTATTGCCATC GCCGAGTACGGGTGGGCCAAAAAGGCGGTGATGGCCTTCTTTTTTTCAGTCACAACACCTTTCGGGGTGGTTCTAGGAATGGCCTTATCTAAAACGTACAAAGAGAATGGCCCTGACTCGCTCATAACGGTTGGTCTGCTCAACGCTTCTTCTAGTGGACTACTCATCTACATGGCTTTAGTTGATCTACTGGCCGCAGATTTTATGGGTCAGAAGATGCAACGGAGCATCAAGCTTCAGTTGAAGTCATACGCCGCCGTTTTGCTTGGTGCGGGTGGCATGGCTGTTCTAGCTAAGTGGACTTGA